From a single Lactococcus allomyrinae genomic region:
- a CDS encoding phage holin: protein MNNKTYDIIKWIVLTVLPALSVLVGVLGKAYGWNGTELAVITLNAVTVFLGAITGISALKYSNKEEKNL from the coding sequence ATGAACAATAAAACTTACGACATTATCAAATGGATTGTACTGACAGTTTTACCAGCGCTAAGTGTCTTAGTTGGTGTGCTTGGTAAAGCTTATGGTTGGAATGGTACAGAATTAGCAGTAATTACATTAAATGCTGTGACAGTATTTTTAGGAGCTATCACAGGAATTAGTGCGCTAAAATACTCTAATAAAGAGGAGAAAAACCTATGA
- a CDS encoding GH25 family lysozyme: protein MTLKITDVSSWQGNYALGSNGEDGIIIKATQGTNYVNPNCDFVAQQAIKQNKPWGIYHYASGGDASAEATHFVNNIKGYLNETNKPILWLDWESGENAAWGNGNWAKSFIDKVKALTGSQAGIYTGSDGVAQTAQYLSNEAALWFAGYPTMSDVGWSPIAFPYSTGAWKTLTGWQFSSTPLDKSLFYLERGAWDKIAGNTNNNVAPPKAPTPQPPKYTTSGKNLEQMAGDTQAGKTGNGAERQKLLGAYYTGVMAIVNERSKDITATQSHNILANETKAGRYGNGANRQHLLGNYYNVVQGIINGAASVQSSRIYTVVSGDSLSGIGSKLGTNWQTLAAKNGIAGSAYTIYPGQKLKY from the coding sequence ATGACATTAAAAATTACTGATGTATCATCTTGGCAAGGGAACTATGCTTTAGGCTCAAATGGAGAAGATGGCATTATTATCAAAGCCACTCAAGGAACTAACTATGTGAACCCAAATTGTGATTTTGTAGCTCAACAAGCAATCAAACAGAATAAGCCTTGGGGAATCTATCATTATGCTAGTGGTGGTGACGCAAGTGCAGAAGCTACACATTTTGTAAACAATATTAAAGGTTATCTAAATGAAACAAATAAACCTATTCTTTGGCTTGATTGGGAATCAGGAGAAAACGCTGCATGGGGTAATGGAAATTGGGCTAAATCCTTTATTGATAAAGTAAAAGCACTTACAGGCTCTCAAGCTGGAATTTATACAGGTTCTGATGGTGTTGCTCAAACAGCGCAATATTTATCAAATGAAGCAGCTTTGTGGTTTGCTGGCTACCCAACAATGTCTGATGTAGGGTGGTCACCAATAGCATTTCCTTATTCTACTGGTGCATGGAAAACTCTCACTGGTTGGCAATTTAGCTCAACACCTTTGGATAAATCACTGTTTTATCTTGAGCGTGGTGCATGGGATAAAATTGCTGGAAACACTAATAATAATGTTGCACCACCTAAAGCACCAACTCCACAACCACCTAAATATACTACTTCTGGGAAAAACCTTGAACAAATGGCAGGTGACACACAAGCTGGAAAAACTGGTAATGGTGCAGAACGTCAAAAATTATTAGGAGCATATTATACTGGTGTTATGGCTATAGTGAATGAACGATCAAAAGACATAACAGCTACACAATCACATAATATACTTGCTAATGAAACTAAAGCAGGTAGATATGGAAATGGTGCGAATCGGCAACATTTGCTTGGGAACTATTACAACGTTGTTCAGGGAATTATTAATGGGGCAGCTTCTGTACAATCATCAAGGATTTATACTGTGGTTTCTGGTGATAGCCTTAGTGGAATTGGTTCAAAACTTGGTACCAATTGGCAAACTTTAGCAGCAAAGAATGGGATAGCTGGTTCAGCTTATACTATATATCCAGGTCAAAAACTTAAGTATTAA
- a CDS encoding UDP-N-acetylglucosamine 1-carboxyvinyltransferase, with amino-acid sequence MKKIVINGGKRISGKISISGAKNSVVALIPATILANDIVTLEGVPDISDVTSLVEIMEIMGAKIERNLPEGKLVIDTRSVVSRPLPYGKINSLRASYYFNGALLGRFGKATVGLPGGCDLGPRPIDLHIKAFEALGAEFSYLEDAMHLEQKSNHLHGTTIYMDMISVGATINTMLAASRAEGITIIENAAREPEIIDVATLLNNMGAKVRGAGTDVIRITGTGEMHGARHTVIPDRIEAGTYLALAAAMGDGVIVENVIYEHLESFIAKLEEMGVHMTIREDSIEVHKSENLKAVNIKTVPYPGFATDLQQPITPLLLKAEGRGWIMDTIYEKRINHVPELARMGANISILDDRIIYESPSSLVGSCVKATDLRAGAALVLAGIIANGKTEISNIEFILRGYDHIIEKLTSVGVDIKLVEA; translated from the coding sequence ATGAAAAAAATAGTCATCAATGGTGGAAAGCGTATTTCTGGAAAAATTTCAATTTCTGGAGCTAAAAATTCAGTGGTTGCATTGATTCCAGCAACAATCTTGGCGAATGATATTGTTACTCTTGAGGGAGTACCAGATATTTCTGATGTTACTAGTCTAGTTGAGATTATGGAAATTATGGGTGCAAAAATAGAGCGTAATTTACCAGAAGGAAAACTTGTAATTGATACACGTTCTGTTGTTTCACGCCCGCTACCTTATGGTAAGATAAATTCATTGCGTGCATCTTATTACTTTAATGGTGCGTTGTTGGGACGTTTTGGTAAAGCGACAGTTGGACTTCCTGGAGGGTGTGATCTAGGCCCACGCCCGATTGACCTGCATATTAAAGCTTTTGAAGCATTAGGCGCTGAATTTTCATATCTTGAAGATGCGATGCACTTAGAGCAAAAGTCGAATCATCTGCATGGTACGACCATCTATATGGATATGATATCTGTTGGAGCAACGATAAATACAATGCTTGCCGCAAGCAGAGCAGAAGGAATAACAATTATCGAAAATGCTGCTCGTGAACCAGAGATTATTGATGTGGCTACCTTACTCAATAATATGGGAGCAAAAGTTCGAGGTGCAGGAACGGATGTTATCCGTATCACCGGTACAGGAGAAATGCATGGAGCTCGTCATACAGTAATCCCTGACCGTATTGAAGCTGGAACTTACTTGGCGCTTGCAGCGGCAATGGGGGATGGTGTTATCGTTGAAAACGTAATTTATGAACACTTAGAATCTTTCATTGCGAAACTTGAGGAAATGGGTGTTCATATGACAATTCGTGAGGATAGCATTGAGGTTCATAAATCTGAAAACCTTAAAGCAGTTAATATTAAAACTGTTCCTTATCCAGGTTTTGCGACAGATTTGCAACAACCTATTACCCCACTTTTGCTTAAAGCAGAGGGACGTGGCTGGATTATGGATACCATTTATGAAAAGCGGATTAACCATGTTCCAGAACTTGCTCGTATGGGAGCTAACATTTCAATATTAGATGACAGAATTATCTATGAATCTCCTAGTAGCTTGGTAGGGAGTTGCGTTAAAGCAACAGACCTTCGGGCTGGTGCGGCTCTAGTTCTTGCTGGGATTATTGCAAATGGAAAGACAGAAATCTCAAATATTGAGTTTATTTTGAGAGGTTATGACCATATTATTGAAAAACTGACTTCTGTCGGTGTTGATATTAAACTTGTCGAAGCGTGA
- a CDS encoding YdbC family protein, producing the protein MADKLKFEIVEELIVLSENAKGWRKELNRVSWNDAEPKYDIRTWSPDHEKMGKGITLSEEEFGVLLKELGNK; encoded by the coding sequence ATGGCAGATAAATTGAAGTTTGAGATTGTTGAAGAGCTGATTGTGTTGTCTGAAAATGCAAAAGGTTGGCGCAAAGAGCTTAATCGTGTCTCTTGGAATGATGCAGAACCAAAATATGATATTCGCACTTGGTCACCTGACCATGAGAAGATGGGCAAAGGAATTACTTTGTCCGAAGAAGAATTTGGTGTTCTTTTGAAAGAACTAGGAAATAAATAA
- a CDS encoding DUF3397 domain-containing protein, whose amino-acid sequence MFTKVLIALYPLIVFIALVFIFKFFKLRHITNRKLKIPDIFTIFLILGMQIFSKNATSISVLPYYLLIISGLALVLLLLDLFYYKHFSYRRFLKLWWRITFFITFIIYIGVVVMVFVH is encoded by the coding sequence ATGTTTACTAAAGTCCTTATCGCGCTTTATCCTTTAATTGTATTCATAGCGCTCGTGTTTATTTTCAAGTTTTTCAAATTACGTCATATTACCAATCGCAAACTCAAAATTCCAGATATCTTTACGATTTTTCTGATTTTAGGTATGCAGATTTTCTCAAAAAATGCGACAAGTATCAGCGTTCTTCCTTACTATCTGCTTATCATCTCAGGATTAGCACTTGTTTTGCTCTTACTTGATTTATTCTATTATAAGCACTTTAGTTATCGCCGCTTCTTAAAGCTTTGGTGGCGTATAACATTTTTCATTACTTTTATCATCTACATCGGTGTTGTTGTGATGGTCTTTGTCCATTAA
- a CDS encoding biotin transporter BioY: MQNTKLYSLTLIAIGAAIIAVLSPLAIPIGIVPITLQTLAVGLVATVLKARETFFAILIYLILGFIGIPVFTGGTSGIAVLFGATGGFLVAFLFIGTLISWALHKIEYRLFPALTVNIIGHILMLLVGTLWIKLFMNIEFANALRAGFTPFLVVEIIKAVLVTIFGLAVIRALSPVNKYFTN, from the coding sequence ATGCAAAATACAAAGCTTTATTCACTCACATTGATTGCAATAGGTGCCGCAATCATTGCAGTGCTTTCACCATTAGCTATTCCAATAGGAATCGTCCCTATCACTTTACAAACACTTGCCGTAGGTCTTGTCGCGACCGTTCTCAAAGCTCGTGAAACTTTTTTTGCTATTTTAATTTATTTAATTCTTGGTTTTATTGGTATTCCTGTATTCACAGGAGGAACTTCTGGTATTGCCGTTCTTTTTGGAGCAACAGGTGGTTTTCTCGTTGCCTTTTTGTTTATAGGTACTTTGATTTCTTGGGCACTCCACAAAATAGAGTACCGACTATTCCCAGCACTCACAGTTAATATTATTGGTCATATCCTCATGCTCCTTGTAGGCACACTATGGATTAAATTATTTATGAACATTGAATTTGCAAATGCATTGCGAGCAGGTTTTACCCCATTTTTAGTCGTGGAGATTATTAAAGCAGTGCTTGTTACCATTTTTGGCTTGGCAGTTATCCGCGCACTTTCTCCTGTAAATAAATACTTTACAAACTAG
- a CDS encoding aminoacyl-tRNA deacylase, which yields MAKKQKLKKTLVEQILDKAKIKHIGLAINALESDTLPDNITRSDIYKTLALIGDRTGPIIGILPLTEHLSEKKLAKVSGNKKVTMIPQKELQKTTGYIHGANNPIGIWQNKKFPIFIDTIAQDKDFIICSAGELGRSIQIEPKTLANFVHAQFAEIREI from the coding sequence TTGTTGAGCAAATTCTTGACAAAGCAAAGATAAAGCATATCGGTCTTGCTATCAACGCACTTGAAAGCGACACACTCCCTGACAACATCACGCGTAGCGACATCTATAAAACCCTTGCCCTCATCGGAGATAGGACAGGTCCAATCATCGGTATCCTTCCTTTGACCGAACACCTCTCAGAGAAAAAGCTCGCAAAAGTCAGTGGCAACAAAAAAGTCACTATGATTCCACAAAAAGAGCTGCAAAAAACAACAGGCTATATCCACGGTGCAAATAACCCTATCGGAATCTGGCAAAACAAGAAATTTCCGATTTTTATAGACACAATCGCCCAAGATAAAGACTTTATCATCTGTTCGGCAGGTGAACTTGGACGTAGTATTCAGATTGAACCAAAAACTTTAGCAAATTTTGTTCATGCTCAATTTGCTGAAATACGCGAAATTTAA